The Candidatus Margulisiibacteriota bacterium genomic interval AATCCTGCAGAATTAAAGAGAAAAATAGATAAAATACTGTTTGTGTTGGGTGAATTAAATAACAAAAAATATGAGCTAAAAACAATAGTTGCTGCTCAGAATGGTTAATAAAAATCAAAAAAGAAAGGAGGTGGAAAGTCAGGTTTTGATTTGATTTACTATTGTCTCCTACGGTCAGGTTTTAATTTGATTTGACACGAAATTAAAAGCACCTGGTACGTTACAGGGGGATTTGAAGAAAGAGCTTCACCTGAGCCAAACTGAAAGTAAGCAGTACATAATTGTATGCAAATTCCTGGTGGCTTTTTTAGAAAATGGTGAGCCGCATATATGGTTTGAGGCAAATTTAGTCATGAGCGCAACTCCTGTCAAGTGTGATATTTTATTGTAAATAAAAGGAAATAAACGTGTTGACTATCTCGTTCATTTGCTTAAAATGCACACAGTAAAAAGGTCGAGTGTTAATCACTGGCTATAAACTTCTTGTGAAAGGGAGGTAATTATTATGGTAAGTACCGCAATGGTTGAAAAGGCATTAGCTGGAATAGATTATCCAGCTGATAAAAGCAAAATGCTTCAGTTTGCAAAAGAACGTAACGCATCAAGTGAAGTCCTCGATGTTTTAAATAGAATGCAAGACCGTCAATATACAAGTGCTGCAGACTTGGCACGTGGTGTGGGCGAAGTAGAATAATCTACCTGCGACATCCGGTGTGTTCCTATTGCACCGGATGTCCTGTATATTTTGTAAATTATTTCTCCTCATTCAAATAAACCTAAAATACAGTATTTCCTATAATTAAAACAAAGAATTTTAGTACACTTTCTGTTTGAAAAATGTTATAATAATTTTTGTCTAGGCAAGGCTATGACTGGATTTAACTGTCAGGAAAAGGAATTGATCAGCTCTCTGGAAAGAATTGTAAAATGTTTCCTGCTCAGAGTTGAGCCAAACGTAAAAAGATTGAATTCTTGTTTACAACGCTGCCAAAACTTCACTTCATAAGCAAATGATAAAATATAAATAAATAATAAAGCAAAAATATTAATTTTTGCTTGAAAGGGAGAGATAGAATAATGGAAAAACAAAATTATAGTGATATATCGGAACAAGAAATATTCGCTACACCCTGGCTAGAAAAAGATATTGATAAAAAACATTCACTGGGCCTGATTCAGATTTATGGTTTGCTTCCGGAAGAAGACAAAAAAATCATGTTTAAGGATATACATGCGTACTACCAATATAAATATCCTGACAGGTTAGGCTATATTTATTATATGAAATTTATCTATGATTTTATGAAAATTGTAGTCGGAAATAAAGGAACGCTGGATATTAAACAGTAGGATAGCTTTGTTTCTAATGACGCTATAAAAACCAGGGAAATCAACGGTTCTCCCTGGTTTTTTTTGCTGTTCCGATAGCTTAATAAATTACCTCTAGCGAGAATGTATAATTTTTTATACTATAGGTAAGTCAAAAAACTAAAATTAAAGAGGTGCAAATAATGAGTATCTTCGAAATTATAATGCTACTATGTTTCGGAGCAGCTTGGCCGTTTTCAATATATAAATCATATACATCCCGGTCTACCCGAGGGAAAAGCATCGTTTTTCTGGTCATTGTTCTGATCGGGTATATCTCGGGAATGTTGCACAAAATCTATTTTTCTTATAATCCAGTTATTTATTTCTATATTTTCAATGCTTTCTTAGTATTGATTGACACACTGCTCTATATCAGAAATTACCTTCAGGAGAAAACCAGAAAGTAGGCAGTTTATAACTTTTTCTCGCATGATACACTCTCAATTATGTTGTTATAGATTATCCTCATAAACATAATATTGCCAATTTCCTTACGAGAATTCTGCACTTATAATAAATAACAGAATATTGTCAGGCAATTCAACAAAACCTTTCTATTCTTGACTTAAGTCAATTATTTCCAGGATTTTCCCTGTTAGAATAAGAATACCTAATACAGCAAATCTGCTGATCAATCGGAGGAACTATAATGGAAATCATAGAAGACCTTTTTAACTCACCGATAAAAAAGCTTATAGCTCAGTATCCTGATATAGAGAAATTAGTGAAACAGGCAGCATTGCAATCCACAAGAAAGATTCCGATTAAGCAGGTCATTGTGAGCTTGAAAGGAGAAATTCTCGAGAATACGTGGCTCGATTAACCAATTCTATTGAAGCAAAACAAAAAACAATCTTCAAGCATCTCCTATTCTTTCATTGCAAGGAATATTGACGAATATGCATGTGTGATGCCATACTTGTATACAGGGTATGGTGTCATTTTCGTTTAGATCAAAAATACATTAATATTTATATAATTGCGCATTTTTTAAGTTATGGAGCAGCCCCCTGCATAAGCATCCTGACTTTCTGGTCCATAACCGCGTAACGCCTGGCTTATGATTGCTTCCATATGTGGCATGGCACATAAACCTAAGATATTTATAAACTTATTATTTTGCCTCTGGAGGTTTTTTCCCAGAATTAATCGAAGTCAATGATTCTGTTCATCTTAATTTTTATAAATTTTTGCACTCCTTAAGGCAACTTGGAGAATTAGTAGTTTTTTTATCTCTAATACCGTATTCATCGGCTTTTGTATATGTGCATGGTTCTCTTGAGAGCTATTCATGCACATCGTTATATCGTTACTTAACATATCTTAAAGGTAAGAAAAATAATTTTTTTATAAGGAATGAATATGGAAAACTATATCGTCAATAATGATAGCTGCAGAAAAGCTTTTCCTAAAAAAAGAATACTTACAATAATCTGGATCAGTTTATGTTTAATTATATTTGCTGTATTTATTGAGTTTAATTCGGTATTTCCGGAAAATGAGCTTTTAGCAAGCGAGAGCAAATCCTGGCTCTTGGAGATCCATGATTCTATTACAACACAAATAGATAAATACGCCCTGCCCGGAGGGATAGTGGGTGTGTCAATTAAGGACCTTACGACCGGCGAATATTTTTCTATAAATGGTGATGTGCAGTTTAATCCGGCAAGTGTTATAAAAGTTCCTGTTATGGTAGAAGCTTTTCACCAAATGGCGCTTGGTAGAATATCCATGGATGAGAAACTTTTTTTACACCAGCAAAACAAGATCCAGGGTTCCGGAAGCATACAATATTTGCCTAACGGGTCGGTTTTTACTGTCAAAAGATTGATTAATCTAATGATCACTGACAGCGATAACACAGCAACTAATATGCTCATTTGCCGATTAGGCACAAAAAACATCAACCAATATATGCGAAAAGTAGGTCTCCGGCATACCGTATTAAAAGATCCGACAATGTTTTGTAAATTGCCTGGTAAATATAACCTTACTTCACCAAATGATATGTTAATGCTTCTTGAGAAAATGTATAAGGGAGAGCTCGTGAGTGCTGACGCCTCAAAACAAATGTTAGATATTATGAAGGCTCAACTCCATAAATGGGGAATTCAGCGCTTTTTACCGGCTTCTGCAATCGTTGCCAATAAAACCGGATCATTAGATTTTGTAAGAAATGATATCGGAATTATTCTCGATAAAAAACATCCGTATATCTTGTCTATTTTTTCAAAACAGCTACCATCAAATTATTATGGAAGCGTGCTGGTTGGCTCTATCTCAAAGGTAATATTCGATAGGAGAATGCAACTAAACGGGAAAATGCCTTCACGGAATGGTAAAAATTACTATACAAGATATGGCGGATAAATAGAAAGTATATTACAATATAACCGCTTTTTCTTTTTGGAAATATAAAGTCGGAAATAGCCGGATTATTTTTTACATCAGAGAATCTATGAAGATCTTTGCTAAATTAAGGAATAATTCATTGTTGAACACAAGAAGGATGGATTGTAATGAGAAAATGTTTAGCTGGAGCTGTATTGTTGCTGTTGCTCGGAACGCACGCTGGTTTTGCTGAAAGTTATGAGCCTATCTGGAGAGTGAACACCACGAACCTAGTCATAGCCTTAACTTTTGACGATGGCCCGAAACCTGAATATTCAATCCCGGTCCTTGATATTTTAGATAAATATTGTATTAAAGCAACTTTTTTTATTGTTGGGAAAATGGCGAAAATCTACCCGGATACCGTTTACCGCATGGCAATATCAGGGCATGAGGTAGGGAATCATACCTTTTCGCATGTCCGCCTGGATACCGTTTTTAGTCCCCAGGAAATTGAAGACGAGCTGAAGTTAACAAACCAGATAATTGAAAAAATTACAGGGTCCAAACCAAAATACTTCAGACCCCCGGGAGGCAGGTTCAATCAGTTTGTTATTCAAACTGCGTTTGAAACCGGCCTTAAACAAATTAACTGGAGCCTAACCGCGGCCGATTATATTCCTTTCAGCATCATACCGGTAGCAAATCAGGATAATTCCGAAAAAATTGTTGAACGGGTTATCTCTCAAACGAGGCCGGGTTCGATAATCCTGCTGCATAATGGCGGGAATGATGTCGAAAAAGCGTTGCCAAAGATAATTGAACAGCTTCGCCAGAAGGGGTTCAAGTTTGTTACTATATCTGAGTTGCTTGGAAACAACTCATGAGATTGAATGGTTAATTGATGCAGGATTGGGTTAATTAATAGTCTGTAAACTTAATTTTTTTTTAGCCTGCAAGATAAGAAAGAACAAAAGACGTTTGCTTGCTGCACGTACTGGGGCTGAATTGAGCTAAAGGAGGTTTTTCAGTTATGGTAGAAGTTATCTTATTATTGAAAGCGGCATTTTTGGGAATCGTTGAAGGAATAACGGAATTCCTGCCTATCAGCAGTACGGGACATATGATTCTCGTCGATCACTATGTCAAACTTTCGAACAATCATAGTTTCACAACAGCTTTCGAAGTGATTATTCAATTAGGGGCAATTTTATCAGTAGTCGTCTATTTCTGGAACAAGCTCTGGCCGTTCAGCGGAACTCGTACAGAGAGAACAGAAACCTGGCAAATATGGTTTAAGGTGTTAGTCGCGGTATTGCCTGCCATAGTAATAGGGTTAAAATTCGATGATTTGATTGAAGAAAAGCTGTTTAATGCTACAACAGTATCGATAGCATTAATTTTTTATGGCATTATATTAATACTTATCGAAATATATAATAAAAAGAAAAACTCATTTGCGATTACTAATGTTCGAAATATCGGTTACGACAAAGCCTTTATGATCGGGATATTTCAATGTCTCGCAATGGTTCCCGGGACATCACGTTCGGCATCAACGATTATTGGCGGGATATTATTAGGACTTAATCGTGCTGTTGCCGCTGAATTTTCATTCTTCCTGGCAATCCCGACAATGATGGGTGCCACACTGCTAAAAATAATCAAAGAAGGCTTTTCTTTTAGTGTTATTGAGTGGATTTCTATAGCCTGCGGATTCGTTGTTTCTTTTGTCGTGGCTTTTGCAGTGATCAAGTTATTCATGGAATATATTAAAACTAAGGACTTCAAAATTTTTGGATACTATCGAATAGGTCTGGGAATTGTAATCCTGTGGCTACTTTTTTTCAATCATTAAATTGCAGTTGGGGCGTACCTTGGCACGCCGCCCACTGGTCTGTTGGAATAATCCGGAGTTAAAAATCTCCCCAGTTAAAAGACAGAGAATAAACAAGATTCCGAAGCCTAAGACCGCTTTCGAAGTCATCGGCTATAAAGCTGCCTTTTCTATCGCTTGAAATATCCTGTGATAACAAATATGATCCTGATAATCGTATTGCAACTTCGTTATTAAAAATGAACTGTATTCCCGTTTTTGGTTCAATAACCCAGAACAATTTTGAATACATGTTTTTCTCTGATAATAAGTTTAATTTGCCTGCTCCGATTAAAGACCCGCAGAACAGCGAACATGCAGGTATTCCCATCGGTATTTGATAGAGGAAATCGAGTCCGCCGTAAAAAATAAATAAAGATCCTTTTTTATCACTGTAACCTGTTTCCATGTATCCCCCTGAAGCTGCACCTCCGAAGTAAAAATTTTTGCCAATAAGTTGATATCCTCCAATTCCTAAGAAAATGATCGAAGAATTTTTAAATGACGGAACGCAATTAGCGGTAAATTGTTCATTAATTAACGATTTTTGAAAAGATTGGAGGGGGACATATTTCATAAACAGTTCCCCATTCTCTTTCCTTCTGTTATCTAGCCAGGACGTGTGTTCGAAGTAAGCGCTGGGGATTATATTGGATTCCTGATTTTTGTTTGCTACGCTATCTCTGGGAAGTAAATAATGGTTGTCCTCCGCACCTTGTTGGGTGTTTATAGGATTTTCTATCTGGTCGTAATTTTGGTTTTCATTATAAGCATAGGAATTAATGGACGATAAAACTATGAGTAACAGTAAAGAAAATCTTAGTTTATATTGCATCGTACTCCCCCCCATCATACTTTAATTGCAGGGATTGTATCAAATACGACAGCCACTTACAATAAACTGATAACGAAGGTAATATCAGGAAAAAGGAGAAATCTGACTATTTCAAGGATGATTGGTATTTGCACCACCACGTCGTTCAACCCGGATAATTCTTTGATTCTAAATGAGCCTTAATTTTGATTTCTACAAATAGAAAGGGAACAGAAAGAAGCCTCTGTTCCCTTTTGTTGAACTTCAGAACAAAGCCTATCTGGCTCTTTCTGGTTTTCTCTCCTGCAGGTCCCCATTCTTTCTTTGCTGTCCGCGTTGATCTTTCTGGTTACGGCCGCCGGTCCGTAATGTCTCTTCAGCCCGCTCTGCGCCGGAAAAAACATCCCGAGCCTTCTGCTGGAGTGTATTCAAATCAGCAGCATTGACCCCGTCCTTAGCTGCGCTGATTGCAGCTTCTACATCATTCCTGGCACTCTCGATTGCATCAGCCATAGGAGTGTTATTATTCTTGCTCTGCTGGTCCAGATAATTAAATACCCCGACCTGCCCACCTTGTTCCTTCGGTCCTTCAAGGATATTAAGAGCTTTTACAAGATTATCTCTTCCAGCTTGCAGTGTAGTCGCCTTGAATGCCAAAGTGGCAAATTCCTGAACGGAATTTAACGCACCCATAGCACCCTTGACACTGTTTATCCGCACTTGATCTTTTTGCTTAGTACCATCTTGCGCCTTTGTTCCCTGCTGCATCGTATCCTGTGCAAATCCTACCGTCGAAAAAACCCCGATTATTGCAATGGCTATTATAAGATTTTTCATGACTTACCCCCTTTTCATACATTTTTATAAAAATTATTAGCTCTTGTAATGGATACTACTTCTGTCATAGAGAACGGTCAACTATTTCTGTTTCCCGCTATTTTCCTCCAATCGGTCACACTTTCAGAGGAACTTAGATGAGCATTAAGTATCCATTGATCCATCAAACTAACTAATGCTAGTCAGGCAGCCTTCTTATAAACATTTTCATACTGTACCGGATGAGAACCTGCCAGTTCCTGCCTATAATCTCGTCCTATTTCATCCATTGTCCGCCTGATAACCATTTCGCTTGGAGCGCCACCGGAATTGACCTTATTCTGGTACATGAAATACCTGTAATCCGGAGGAATCTGATCAAAAGGAACAAACTCTGTCCCCATAGCGGTCAGATTAACCTGATTAGCTAATACCTCCCTGACATAGTCAACATTTGACTCGAACTTAATTTCGGCTGGAAGGCTTTGTGGTAATATTGACTCAGGTTCACGGCCTTCGTATCGTCTCATCATATCCGCAGCAATTTTTAGATGCTCGATTTCCATGCGCAGGTTTCGTTCCCACATGCTTCGAATACGCGGGTCCGGCTCCTGAAGCATAAAAGAATAATAGAGATAGCATTCATTATATTCATGAAGCAACCATTGCTCGAACCATGACATTGTCGGATCCATAAGGGATTCATAATGAGTAACGTGTGCTTCTTCAATCTGTCCTATTTCAGCATATAAGCCACGCCCAACCATATCAGAAAAACGATTGCCGACATTCATATAATAATTCATAGTTTGTTGTTCTCCGGCAACAATAGTCAGAAGATGCAGCTTCGTGAGGATATCAGCACTATCCTTGTTTATTGGTCTCCTTACGTCATCGAATGGAAACCGGTGTTCCATAATAGTCGGCCTGCCGGGTATAATCTCGGTGTACTGTTTGGTTACCGAAGCGGCTTCCTTACCTTCAGTGAGCATCATGAGATTCGCATAGCGATAGAGATGATCAAAATCCTCCAACAGCCCGAAATCCAGAGCAGCTTTAACGTAAGAGTCCGGCTCTGTCCTTGCAAGATAGGCAGTGAGATCTACGGCTACCTGTTCGTACCCTATCGTCACCTCTAAGGTCGATTCGTTGCCCGGAACCATCCAGTTGACCATTTTCTGCTGCTGCTGTTCGAGCCTGCGCCCCAGCGCTAATGTCTGTTTCAGTTCAGGGTCACTTGTGTGCCGGGCAAACATATGAGAAAAAAGCGCAGCTTCTACTTCGATACCATTCATCAGGATGATCCTTGCTCTCGTATATGGATCAACGGTGTTCTTATCATATGGCTGCATGTTAACCTCTGACCAACTGCTGATCTGGTCATCTATTGCTATACCCTTTTCTTGAAGTGGATTAAAACCCATAATTTTCCCCCTTTCAATTTATAACATTACGATTAAACATCCTCTTTGAGGCGGGGATGATACTACATCTCCGTGGAAAGTAAAAGGAATATTGCACATTAAACTTATACGGCATCTTTCGAGAAAATTACATGCGGGCTAAGCTGCTCAAATACTTTAATCGAGTAGGAGGTAGGGGCTTTCCTTAACAAGAAAGCTCCCCATGCTGGGCGCACAAACAAAAAGATCTATAAGGATTGTTCCCTATAGATCTTTTTCAATTAACTATTTATTAATTCTCAGGCCTTCAACTTAGCCATTCTGATTATGGACCTCATGGTTCACTTTAATTCCATTCTTGTATAAATCTATAAAATGAATTACGCCGCCGGTATGATACTCTTTGTATACCCCGTCCAGCTTGCCATTCTTCCAGGAAGCTTCTGCTTTTAGCTCTCCCAACTCATTATACATCCGGCCAATCCCGTTCTGTCTGTTCTTTTGATAAGCAACTTCGGCCCTTACGTTCCCATTATCGAAATAATATTTGCACAAACCTTCTTTAACGGCATTCTTATAAGGCACTTCTTTAATCAACTGCGCATCCTTATCATATTCTTTGGTAACTCCGTCGACTCTCCCGTTCTTGTAGGTCGTCTCCGATTTGAGTGCTCCATTATTGTGATATTCTTTATGAATACCATCTATTTTTTCTTCTGTACTTTGTTTCATCTAATTTCCCTTCTGCCAAAACCTTTTTGCAACTATAAAAAGTCGCTATTATACTTAAAATTTTCATTATTAGTTATCTCTTCCAGCTAGAAATTAACCAAAAAGACTACTTAAGCAAGAACCTTCATATATGACAAATAATAGAGGATAATTAGTAATTTCGGTTCAATTATATACCGGATCAACATGAAAATTTAAAATTTTAATATTATAATTATACCATAAAAACCAGAAAATTTATATGGGTGATTCTGTCCCGTATAACCGGCGATTTTGCCTTCCTTATAGCACCCAGTCTGTGAGTTGAAATAGATGATACTCTCTATTGCAAAAAAGCCAGCCCAGGATATTATGTGCCGAGAAAGGGGATGAGTTGATGGACACAAGTGAAGAATACAAAGAGGCACAAGCACGGGTGCGGCAACTACGCGAATTTTATAGTCATATGGCAACCTATATCGTGGTTAACCTTGGGTTATTTCTCATCAATATTATTACCGCGCCTCATGACATATGGTTTTATTGGGTCGTGATTGGCTGGGGAATCGGGCTTATATCTCATGCATTCAGAGTATTCGGCATAAGCGGAATATTCGGACCAGAGTGGGAAGAAAAAAAGATCAAAGAACTTATGGAAAAAGACAAGCAGAAAAAATAATCACTGCGCAAGCAGGACACCCTTCAGCAAAAAAAATTGCCTTATGAGTATATTCCGTACTGGAACTGGCGAAGGGCAGTATAAACGAGTTGCTCATCAAGCTCTGTGTACCCGTTTAATCCAAGCATAATATAACTGTTTACCATACCCAAATACGTGAAGGCATAGGATTGCTGCCGACCCTTCATATTGCCATGATTATGCGCTGCCTGCATAAACATCTTCTCGATAATTACATGTAGTTCTTTATGGAAACTTGCTACAATCATAAATGACTCGCTGTTAGGTGGAGCGAACCATAAGGTAAGTTGCAATCGATAAAAAATAGGATTTTCTTTGGCGAAATGAAAAAAAGCCAACGTCGATTTTTCCAAGGTAAAAGGCAAATCCCCGTTGTAATAAGCCGCGTTCCGAACACTATCACATAATTTGTCGAAATGCTCGGTTAGAATTGCTTTCAAAAGCCCTTCTTTATTCCCATAGTAATGATAAAGAGTAGGCTTAGTGATCCCTGAAGATACCGCAATTTCCTGTACCCCTACCGCCTCGTAACCATGCATTGAAAACAAGTTAAGTGCAACTTTTAGTATTTTTGTCTTATTATCCATATAATTTTCTTACTGTTATATTCTTTAAATTCGCCGATTATAAAAATTGAACAGCTTAAGCACGCGCACAACACGGTTTATTCATGATAAGCTATTTAGGTTCCTCCGGTTACCAAGTCATCAGTTACAAGATTAACTGCCCCTCAGCATACCGAACGGTATAGACATTGTCAATCCCTAAAACTAAGGGACGAGGGATTCCGGTATTTATACAAAATTTAAGTAGTGTCCAGCAACCTTGTCCAGAAAACAAACATCCTTAGCGATGACCGATAGCTCTTGTAATCAAAAAAAAACCCTTGCCTAGAAGCATTTTACATAAATCATCATAATTGGCATAAAAAATGTTTATTCCTTACCTGAAAACATAAAGTAGCAAAGGAGATGAATCTAATGAACAAACTCAAACAAACCACATTCAACAAAATGATGGAAAAAGCCAGAACGGAGAAACCAATAATGTCACTTATAAAAATAGAAATGGCATTAGATTCAAAAAAAGTAAATCTGCTGCTAAATAATAATTAAAAAAGGTGGTGAGCAAAAGCAATTAATAAATGAATAAACTATTAAGAACATTTAAAAAAAACTAAGATAAGGAGAGCTAAAAATGTTAACATTATGGACACCAAGACAATTATCAACTTTTGAAAGATTATTCGATGATTTTTTTAAAACCAGCGACCTAAGTCAATACCATGAAAAAACCTATTCGCCCAATATAAATGTGCGAGAAACAAAAGACAAAGTGATAATAGAAGCGGAACTGGCAGGACTAGAAAAAGAAGCGGTAAAAGTAAAATTCGAAAACGGCGCATTAAAGATAAGTGGAGAAAGAAAATTCGGGAAAAAGGCACAGGATGAAAAGTACTATGCAGTAGAAATAAGCTCCGGATCATTTGAAAGGATAATTCCTATCGATGAGAATTTTATCAAAGCTGATACTATAAAAGCTAATTTCAAGAACGGCATACTTACTGTTGAACTCGATAAAGCCGAAGAAAAAAAAGCAAAAGAAATTGAAGTTCAAATCTCATAACCCTCCTTACCGGAAGGTCCTCCTTTACAGCCCTTGCCTAACCAGTAAGGGCTGTAAGCCCTAAATAAAAAATAAGTTAAGCATGTAGAAACCGCCGCTTTACAAAACTATGCTATATTAACAACAAAGAAGAAGGGTTCGAAAAAGATTACAGAGGATTTTGTTACTCATAGCGCAGTGCATCTACAGGATTCATTTTGGCTGCTTTCCGGGCAGGATAATAGCCGAAAAACAGACCGGTAGCGAATGAAACGCCGAAAGCCAGGATAATAGAAAACGAGCTAATTGCCATCGGCCACTTACTGAAAATAGAAATGATTTTTGCGAAAACTACGCCCCAGAATATCCCGATTATTCCGCCGACAAGACAGAGCACTACAGCTTCGATAATAAATTGATTTAAGATATCGGATTCATACGCGCCTATAGCCTTACGGATACCGATTTCCCGGGTCCGCTCAGTTACCGATACCAATAAGATATTCATAATGCCAATTCCTCCAACAATGAGAGAAATCAGGGCGATACTGCCCAGTAACACCGTAAACGAACGGGAAACGTTATTCATAGTATCAAGCAGTTCCAATTGAGAGCGTATGGTAAAATCGTTCTCTTTATCGCCATTTAGCTTATGCTGTCGTCTTAATGTCCTGATTATAATTTCCTCGACTTTATCAGTATCTTTCTTATTCACAACAGAGGCATAGATTGCCCTCAGGGAATCATCCCCGGACAACCTCTTTTGTTCCGTAGTTATCGGGATAAAAATCTGGTCATCTTCATCGCTCCAGCCCGAATTTCCTCGCGCCTTATACACACCGATGACCTTAAAAGCGAGGCGGTTGATCCTGATCTCTTCTCCAATC includes:
- a CDS encoding ABC transporter permease, whose amino-acid sequence is MIIENFKMAVTSILSNKMRSSLTMLGIVIGIAAVISMLSVGKGAQMSITSSIEKMGTNLLTVRSGLSRTGLVQTDVAQRLNLDDAKALANKVGDLAVVASEASVRGQVKYKGNNSNTSVLGVSPEYFMVRNYEIGSGTFFNEARVDSAAKVCVLGNTVAENLFSGGETPIGEEIRINRLAFKVIGVYKARGNSGWSDEDDQIFIPITTEQKRLSGDDSLRAIYASVVNKKDTDKVEEIIIRTLRRQHKLNGDKENDFTIRSQLELLDTMNNVSRSFTVLLGSIALISLIVGGIGIMNILLVSVTERTREIGIRKAIGAYESDILNQFIIEAVVLCLVGGIIGIFWGVVFAKIISIFSKWPMAISSFSIILAFGVSFATGLFFGYYPARKAAKMNPVDALRYE
- a CDS encoding TetR/AcrR family transcriptional regulator, whose product is MDNKTKILKVALNLFSMHGYEAVGVQEIAVSSGITKPTLYHYYGNKEGLLKAILTEHFDKLCDSVRNAAYYNGDLPFTLEKSTLAFFHFAKENPIFYRLQLTLWFAPPNSESFMIVASFHKELHVIIEKMFMQAAHNHGNMKGRQQSYAFTYLGMVNSYIMLGLNGYTELDEQLVYTALRQFQYGIYS
- a CDS encoding Hsp20/alpha crystallin family protein, which produces MLTLWTPRQLSTFERLFDDFFKTSDLSQYHEKTYSPNINVRETKDKVIIEAELAGLEKEAVKVKFENGALKISGERKFGKKAQDEKYYAVEISSGSFERIIPIDENFIKADTIKANFKNGILTVELDKAEEKKAKEIEVQIS
- a CDS encoding DUF2795 domain-containing protein; its protein translation is MVSTAMVEKALAGIDYPADKSKMLQFAKERNASSEVLDVLNRMQDRQYTSAADLARGVGEVE
- a CDS encoding histidine kinase, which translates into the protein MDTSEEYKEAQARVRQLREFYSHMATYIVVNLGLFLINIITAPHDIWFYWVVIGWGIGLISHAFRVFGISGIFGPEWEEKKIKELMEKDKQKK
- a CDS encoding undecaprenyl-diphosphatase gives rise to the protein MVEVILLLKAAFLGIVEGITEFLPISSTGHMILVDHYVKLSNNHSFTTAFEVIIQLGAILSVVVYFWNKLWPFSGTRTERTETWQIWFKVLVAVLPAIVIGLKFDDLIEEKLFNATTVSIALIFYGIILILIEIYNKKKNSFAITNVRNIGYDKAFMIGIFQCLAMVPGTSRSASTIIGGILLGLNRAVAAEFSFFLAIPTMMGATLLKIIKEGFSFSVIEWISIACGFVVSFVVAFAVIKLFMEYIKTKDFKIFGYYRIGLGIVILWLLFFNH